One stretch of Nicotiana tabacum cultivar K326 chromosome 18, ASM71507v2, whole genome shotgun sequence DNA includes these proteins:
- the LOC107763618 gene encoding callose synthase 3 isoform X1 translates to MASRGGPEPSLQRRITRTQTMGNIGESMIDSEVVPSSLAEIAPILRVANEVEPSNPRVAYLCRFYAFEKAHRLDPTSSGRGVRQFKTSLLQRLERENDPTLIGRVKKSDAREMQSFYQHYYKKYIQALQNAAEKADRAQLTKAYQTANVLFEVLKAVNQTQAVEVDREILEAHDKVAEKTQILVPYNILPLDPDSVNQAIMRFPEIQAAVYALRNTRGLPWPKDYKKKKDEDILDWLQAMFGFQKDNVANQREHLILLLANVHIRQYPKPDQQPKLDERALNEVMKKLFKNYKKWCKYLDRKSSLWLPTIQQEVQQRKLLYMGLYLLIWGEAANLRFMPECLCYIYHHMAFELYGMLAGNVSPMTGENVKPAYGGEEEAFLRKVVTPIYEVIAREAARSRRGKAKHSQWRNYDDLNEYFWSVDCFRLGWPMRADADFFCLPVEELRAERNGENKPSRDRWVGKVNFVEIRSYLHIFRSFDRMWSFFILCLQAMIIIAWNGSGELSMVFTSDVFKKVLSVFITAAVLKLGQAALDVVLNWKARHSMSFYVKLRYILKVISAAAWVVILPVTYAYTWENPPSFAQTIKNWFGNNSNSPSLFILAVVIYLSPNMLAALLFLFPFVRRFLERSHYKIVMLMMWWSQPRLYVGRGMHESTFSLFKYTMFWVLLIATKLAFSFYVEIKPLVDPTKKIMNVHITTYQWHEFFPHASSNIGVVIALWAPVILVYFMDAQIWYAIFSTLFGGIYGAFRRLGEIRTLGMLRSRFQSLPSAFNACLIPEEKGDQPKKKGLKATFSRKFNRVPSNKEKEAARFAQLWNKIITSFREEDLISNREMDLLLVPYWADRELDLVQWPPFLLASKIPIAVDMAKDSNGKDRELKKRIEADPYMSSAVCECYASFRNVIKVLVSGHREKEVIEYIFSEVDKHIEAGDLTSELKMSALPSLYELFVKLIKYLLDNRQEDRDQVVLLFQDMLEVVTRDIMMEDHVSSLVDSIHGVSGYEGTVPLDQQYQLFASAGAIKFPTPESEAWKEKIKRLYLLLTVKESAMDVPSNLEARRRISFFSNSLFMEMPTAPKVRNMLSFSVLTPYYTEEVLFSSDDLDRQNEDGVSILFYLQKIYPDEWLNFIERVDCTSEDDLRFKWSPDLEEKLRHWASYRGQTLTRTVRGMMYYRRALELQSFLDMAQDDDLLEGYKAIELNEDQMKGERSLWAQCQAVADMKFTYVVSCQLYGIHKRSGDQRAQDILRLMTTYPSMRVAYIDEIEEPSKDRSKKVNPKVYYSTLAKAAISNSSEPGQNLDQDIYRIKLPGPAILGEGKPENQNHAIIFTRGEGLQTIDMNQDNYMEEALKMRNLLQEFLKKHDGVRFPSILGLREHIFTGSVSSLAWFMSNQETSFVTIGQRLLANPLKVRFHYGHPDIFDRLFHLTRGGVSKASKIINLSEDIFAGFNSTLREGNVTHHEYIQVGKGRDVGLNQISLFEAKIANGNGEQTLSRDLYRLGHRFDFFRMLSCYFTTIGFYFSTLITVLTVYVFLYGRLYLVLSGLEEGLSKQPSIKNNKALQVALASQSFVQIGFLMALPMMMEIGLEKGFRTALSEFVLMQLQLAPVFFTFSLGTKTHYYGRTLLHGGAKYRPTGRGFVVFHAKFADNYRFYSRSHFVKGLELMILLLVYQIFGQGYRGAVAYVLITVSMWFMVGTWLFAPFLFNPSGFEWQKIVDDWTDWNKWMSNRGGIGVPPEKSWESWWEEEQEHLRHSGIRGIVAEILLSLRFFVYQYGLVYHLKITVTNQSFLVYGASWLVIFLVLFVMKTISVGRRKFSANLQLVFRIIKGLIFLTFVATLVILMTLLHMTPKDMVVCVLAFLPTGWGMLLIAQALKPVVRRAGFWGSVRTLARGYEILMGLLLFTPVAFLAWFPFVSEFQTRMLFNQAFSRGLQISRILGGQRKDRARNKD, encoded by the exons ATGGCGTCAAGAGGGGGCCCTGAGCCGTCGCTGCAGCGGCGGATAACACGGACGCAGACGATGGGGAACATAGGGGAGTCAATGATTGATAGTGAAGTGGTGCCATCGTCTCTAGCGGAGATTGCTCCTATTCTTCGTGTTGCCAATGAAGTTGAACCCAGCAACCCCCGTGTCGCCTATCTAT GTCGGTTTTATGCTTTTGAGAAAGCTCATCGGTTAGATCCCACTTCTAGTGGACGTGGTGTTCGGCAGTTTAAAACGTCCCTCCTGCAGCGGCTTGAAAGG GAAAATGATCCAACCTTGATTGGAAGGGTTAAAAAAAGTGATGCACGTGAAATGCAGAGCTTTTACCAGCATTACTACAAAAAGTACATTCAAGCTTTGCAAAATGCTGCCGAGAAAGCAGACCG TGCACAACTTACTAAGGCATACCAAACTGCAAACGTACTCTTTGAGGTTTTGAAAGCAGTTAACCAGACGCAAGCAGTAGAAGTCGACCGTGAG ATTTTGGAAGCTCATGATAAAGTTGCTGAGAAGACACAGATTTTAGTCCCCTATAATATTCTTCCTTTGGATCCTGATAGTGTAAATCAGGCAATTATGAGATTTCCTGAG ATTCAGGCTGCTGTTTACGCTCTCAGAAATACAAGAGGTCTTCCATGGCCCAAGGAttacaagaagaagaaagatgaagatATTCTTGATTGGCTTCAAGCAATGTTTGGGTTTCAG AAAGATAATGTTGCAAATCAGAGGGAGCATCTCATTTTGCTACTTGCAAATGTACACATACGCCAGTATCCAAAGCCTGACCAGCAACCCAAG TTGGATGAGCGTGCTTTGAATGAAGTCATGAAGAAGCTTTTCAAAAACTACAAGAAATGGTGCAAATATTTGGACAGGAAAAGCAGTTTATG GTTGCCAACCATACAACAGGAAGTACAGCAGCGTAAATTATTATACATGGGATTGTATCTTCTCATATGGGGGGAAGCAGCAAATTTAAGATTCATGCCAGAATGCCTATGCTACATTTACCATCAT ATGGCATTTGAACTCTATGGCATGCTAGCTGGCAATGTTAGTCCCATGACGGGTGAAAATGTTAAGCCAGCTTATGGAGGGGAAGAGGAAGCTTTCTTGAGAAAAGTTGTTACTCCTATTTATGAAGTGATTGCACGG GAAGCTGCTAGGAGCAGAAGAGGAAAAGCAAAGCATTCCCAGTGGAGGAACTATGATGATTTAAATGAATACTTTTG GTCAGTGGACTGCTTCAGGTTAGGTTGGCCCATGCGCGCTGATGCTGATTTCTTTTGCCTCCCTGTGGAAGAACTTCGTGCTGAGAGAAATGGG GAAAACAAGCCTTCTAGAGATCGCTGGGTGGGGAAAGTTAATTTCGTTGAGATACGATCATATTTGCATATCTTTAGGAGCTTTGACAGAATGTGGAGCTTCTTCATATTGTGCTTACAG GCAATGATAATTATTGCTTGGAATGGTTCAGGAGAGCTGAGCATGGTTTTCACTTCAGATGTTTTCAAGAAAGTATTGAGTGTGTTTATAACAGCTGCAGTTTTGAAGCTTGGGCAAG CCGCTCTTGATGTGGTTCTTAATTGGAAAGCTAGGCACAGCATGTCATTCTATGTTAAACTACGATACATATTGAAGGTCATATCCGCAGCTGCTTGGGTGGTCATTTTACCTGTTACATATGCTTATACATGGGAAAATCCTCCTTCATTTGCCCAAACCATTAAAAATTGGTTTGGCAACAACTCAAATTCTCCTTCACTATTTATACTGGCTGTGGTTATCTACTTGTCGCCCAATATGCTCGCTGCTCTGCtctttctttttcccttcgtccGTCGATTCCTAGAGAGATCACACTACAAAATTGTGATGCTGATGATGTGGTGGTCACAg CCTCGGCTTTATGTTGGTAGGGGAATGCATGAGAGCACTTTTTCTTTGTTCAA ATACACTATGTTCTGGGTACTTTTAATTGCGACAAAACTAGCATTCAGTTTTTATGTAGAG ATAAAGCCTTTAGTGGATCCAACAAAAAAGATTATGAATGTCCACATTACCACTTATCAATGGCATGAGTTTTTTCCCCACG caAGCAGCAACATTGGTGTTGTTATCGCTCTTTGGGCTCCAGTTATCCTT GTTTATTTCATGGATGCTCAGATATGGTATGCCATTTTCTCCACACTATTCGGTGGTATTTATGGAGCATTTCGTAGGCTTGGAGAG ATTCGAACCTTAGGAATGCTGAGGTCCAGGTTCCAGTCTTTGCCAAGTGCTTTTAATGCCTGTTTGATACCGGAGGAAAAGGGCGACCAACCAAAAAAGAAAGGACTAAAAGCAACATTTTCCCGAAAGTTCAACAGG GTGCCATCCAACAAGGAAAAGGAAGCTGCAAGGTTTGCTCAGTTGTGGAATAAAATAATAACAAGTTTTAGGGAGGAAGATCTTATTAGCAATCG TGAGATGGACCTTTTGCTTGTTCCTTATTGGGCTGATCGTGAGTTGGATCTCGTGCAGTGGCCGCCATTTTTGCTTGCTAGCAAG ATTCCAATAGCAGTGGATATGGCTAAGGATAGCAATGGAAAGGACCGTGAGCTGAAAAAGAGGATAGAGGCTGACCCTTATATGTCATCTGCTGTTTGTGAGTGCTATGCTTCATTTCGCAATGTAATAAAAGTTTTGGTTTCTGGCCATCGTGAGAAGGA GGTTATAGAGTATATCTTTTCAGAAGTTGACAAGCATATTGAGGCTGGTGATTTAACTAGTGAACTCAAGATGAGTGCTCTTCCCAGTCTATATGAGCTGTTTGTTAAGCTTATCAAGTACTTG CTAGACAATAGGCAGGAGGACAGGGATCAAGTTGTACTTCTATTCCAGGACATGTTAGAAGTTGTTACGCGAGATATAATGATGGAAGATCATGTATCAAG CTTGGTAGATTCCATCCATGGAGTCTCAGGATATGAAGGAACGGTTCCTCTTGATCAGCAATATCAGTTATTTGCTTCAGCTGGAGCTATCAAATTTCCTACTCCTGAATCAGAAGCTTGGAAAGAGAAA ATCAAAAGGTTGTACTTGCTGCTTACAGTAAAGGAGTCGGCAATGGATGTACCGTCCAACTTAGAAGCTAGGAGGCGAATATCCTTTTTCTCCAATTCATTGTTCATGGAAATGCCCACAGCACCGAAAGTCCGAAACATGCTTTCTTTCTC TGTCTTGACCCCATACTACACGGAAGAGGTCCTTTTCTCATCAGATGATTTGGATAGACAAAATGAAGATGGTGTTTCCATTCTGTTCTATTTGCAAAAAATTTATCCAG ATGAATGGCTCAATTTCATTGAGCGTGTGGATTGTACCAGTGAAGACGACCTCAGGTTTAAATGGTCTCCTGATTTAGAAGAAAAACTCCGCCATTGGGCTTCATATAGGGGGCAGACTTTAACAAGGACAG TGAGAGGGATGATGTATTACCGCAGAGCTCTGGAACTTCAATCTTTCCTTGATATGGCCCAGGATGATG ATTTGTTGGAGGGGTATAAAGCTATTGAGTTAAACGAGGATCAGATGAAGGGAGAGAGGTCTCTTTGGGCACAATGTCAAGCAGTAGCTGATATGAAATTCACATATGTTGTCTCATGCCAGTTATATGGTATACACAAGCGATCTGGTGATCAACGTGCACAAGATATTCTCCGGCTTATGACAAC GTACCCATCCATGCGTGTTGCGTATATTGATGAAATTGAAGAACCAAGCAAAGACAGGTCCAAGAAAGTTAATCCAAAGGTCTACTATTCCACCCTTGCCAAAGCTGCCATTTCAAATTCTTCTGAGCCTGGTCAAAACTTGGATCAG GATATCTACCGTATAAAACTTCCAGGCCCTGCTATCTTGGGTGAGGGAAAGCCTGAAAACCAGAATCATGCTATTATCTTCACTCGTGGAGAAGGGCTGCAAACTATAGATATGAATCAG GATAACTACATGGAGGAAGCCTTAAAAATGAGGAATTTGCTTCAAGAGTTTCTTAAGAAACACGATGGTGTGAGGTTCCCTAGTATACTGGGGCTGAGGGAGCACATATTTACTGGAAG TGTTTCTTCTCTCGCGTGGTTTATGTCAAATCAAGAGACAAGTTTTGTGACAATTGGTCAGAGACTATTGGCAAACCCTCTGAA GGTTCGATTCCATTATGGGCACCCAGATATTTTTGACAGACTGTTCCACCTTACAAGGGGTGGAGTCAGCAAAGCTTCTAAGATTATCAACTTAAGTGAGGACATATTTGCTG GCTTTAATTCTACACTACGTGAAGGCAATGTTACTCACCATGAATACATTCAAGTTGGTAAAGGAAGGGACGTGGGACTTAATCAGATATCTCTATTTGAGGCCAAAATAGCCAATGGCAATGGAGAACAGACCCTGAGTCGGGATTTATACAGGCTTGGACATCGTTTTGACTTTTTCAGAATGTTATCATGTTATTTCACTACCATTGGTTTCTATTTCAGTACCTTG ATTACTGTCCTCACCGTATATGTGTTCCTCTATGGACGCCTTTACCTTGTCCTTAGTGGACTTGAGGAAGGGCTGAGTAAGCAACCGTCTATCAAGAACAACAAAGCTCTTCAAGTGGCTCTTGCTTCTCAGTCTTTTGTGCAAATTGGGTTTTTGATGGCCCTCCCTATGATGATGGAGATTGGCTTGGAAAAGGGATTCCGCACAGCACTCAGTGAATTTGTACTGATGCAACTGCAGTTGGCACCAGTATTCTTCACATTTTCACTTGGAACGAAGACCCATTATTATGGAAGAACATTGCTCCATGGAGGTGCAAAATATAGGCCTACTGGCCGTGGTTTTGTGGTCTTTCATGCTAAGTTTGCTGATAACTATCGCTTCTACTCCCGTAGCCACTTTGTCAAGGGACTTGAGCTAATGATACTATTGCTCGTTTATCAAATTTTTGGGCAAGGTTATAGAGGAGCTGTTGCATATGTCTTGATCACTGTGTCAATGTGGTTCATGGTGGGAACCTGGCTCTTTGCTCCCTTCCTCTTCAATCCCTCTGGTTTTGAATGGCAAAAGATAGTTGATGATTGGACTGATTGGAATAAGTGGATGAGCAACAGAGGAGGTATTGGTGTCCCCCCAGAGAAAAGTTGGGAATCATGGTGGGAGGAGGAACAAGAGCATCTTAGGCATTCTGGAATACGCGGTATTGTTGCTGAAATTCTGTTGTCTTTGCGCTTCTTTGTCTATCAGTATGGGCTCGTCTATCACTTGAAGATCACGGTGACAAATCAGAGTTTTCTG GTTTATGGTGCTTCATGGTTAGTAATATTTCTGGTACTTTTTGTAATGAAG ACAATATCTGTTGGTCGACGAAAATTCAGTGCGAATCTCCAACTCGTGTTCCGTATTATAAAGGGATTGATATTCTTAACATTTGTTGCAACACTGGTGATTCTGATGACACTGCTCCATATGACTCCTAAAGACATGGTGGTGTGTGTTCTCGCTTTTTTGCCAACTGGCTGGGGCATGCTTCTG
- the LOC107763618 gene encoding callose synthase 3 isoform X2, translating into MPECLCYTYHHMAFELYGMLAGNVSPMTGENVKPAYGGEEEAFLRKVVTPIYEVIAREAARSRRGKAKHSQWRNYDDLNEYFWSVDCFRLGWPMRADADFFCLPVEELRAERNGENKPSRDRWVGKVNFVEIRSYLHIFRSFDRMWSFFILCLQAMIIIAWNGSGELSMVFTSDVFKKVLSVFITAAVLKLGQAALDVVLNWKARHSMSFYVKLRYILKVISAAAWVVILPVTYAYTWENPPSFAQTIKNWFGNNSNSPSLFILAVVIYLSPNMLAALLFLFPFVRRFLERSHYKIVMLMMWWSQPRLYVGRGMHESTFSLFKYTMFWVLLIATKLAFSFYVEIKPLVDPTKKIMNVHITTYQWHEFFPHASSNIGVVIALWAPVILVYFMDAQIWYAIFSTLFGGIYGAFRRLGEIRTLGMLRSRFQSLPSAFNACLIPEEKGDQPKKKGLKATFSRKFNRVPSNKEKEAARFAQLWNKIITSFREEDLISNREMDLLLVPYWADRELDLVQWPPFLLASKIPIAVDMAKDSNGKDRELKKRIEADPYMSSAVCECYASFRNVIKVLVSGHREKEVIEYIFSEVDKHIEAGDLTSELKMSALPSLYELFVKLIKYLLDNRQEDRDQVVLLFQDMLEVVTRDIMMEDHVSSLVDSIHGVSGYEGTVPLDQQYQLFASAGAIKFPTPESEAWKEKIKRLYLLLTVKESAMDVPSNLEARRRISFFSNSLFMEMPTAPKVRNMLSFSVLTPYYTEEVLFSSDDLDRQNEDGVSILFYLQKIYPDEWLNFIERVDCTSEDDLRFKWSPDLEEKLRHWASYRGQTLTRTVRGMMYYRRALELQSFLDMAQDDDLLEGYKAIELNEDQMKGERSLWAQCQAVADMKFTYVVSCQLYGIHKRSGDQRAQDILRLMTTYPSMRVAYIDEIEEPSKDRSKKVNPKVYYSTLAKAAISNSSEPGQNLDQDIYRIKLPGPAILGEGKPENQNHAIIFTRGEGLQTIDMNQDNYMEEALKMRNLLQEFLKKHDGVRFPSILGLREHIFTGSVSSLAWFMSNQETSFVTIGQRLLANPLKVRFHYGHPDIFDRLFHLTRGGVSKASKIINLSEDIFAGFNSTLREGNVTHHEYIQVGKGRDVGLNQISLFEAKIANGNGEQTLSRDLYRLGHRFDFFRMLSCYFTTIGFYFSTLITVLTVYVFLYGRLYLVLSGLEEGLSKQPSIKNNKALQVALASQSFVQIGFLMALPMMMEIGLEKGFRTALSEFVLMQLQLAPVFFTFSLGTKTHYYGRTLLHGGAKYRPTGRGFVVFHAKFADNYRFYSRSHFVKGLELMILLLVYQIFGQGYRGAVAYVLITVSMWFMVGTWLFAPFLFNPSGFEWQKIVDDWTDWNKWMSNRGGIGVPPEKSWESWWEEEQEHLRHSGIRGIVAEILLSLRFFVYQYGLVYHLKITVTNQSFLVYGASWLVIFLVLFVMKTISVGRRKFSANLQLVFRIIKGLIFLTFVATLVILMTLLHMTPKDMVVCVLAFLPTGWGMLLIAQALKPVVRRAGFWGSVRTLARGYEILMGLLLFTPVAFLAWFPFVSEFQTRMLFNQAFSRGLQISRILGGQRKDRARNKD; encoded by the exons ATGCCAGAATGCCTATGCTACACTTACCATCAT ATGGCATTTGAACTCTATGGCATGCTAGCTGGCAATGTTAGTCCCATGACGGGTGAAAATGTTAAGCCAGCTTATGGAGGGGAAGAGGAAGCTTTCTTGAGAAAAGTTGTTACTCCTATTTATGAAGTGATTGCACGG GAAGCTGCTAGGAGCAGAAGAGGAAAAGCAAAGCATTCCCAGTGGAGGAACTATGATGATTTAAATGAATACTTTTG GTCAGTGGACTGCTTCAGGTTAGGTTGGCCCATGCGCGCTGATGCTGATTTCTTTTGCCTCCCTGTGGAAGAACTTCGTGCTGAGAGAAATGGG GAAAACAAGCCTTCTAGAGATCGCTGGGTGGGGAAAGTTAATTTCGTTGAGATACGATCATATTTGCATATCTTTAGGAGCTTTGACAGAATGTGGAGCTTCTTCATATTGTGCTTACAG GCAATGATAATTATTGCTTGGAATGGTTCAGGAGAGCTGAGCATGGTTTTCACTTCAGATGTTTTCAAGAAAGTATTGAGTGTGTTTATAACAGCTGCAGTTTTGAAGCTTGGGCAAG CCGCTCTTGATGTGGTTCTTAATTGGAAAGCTAGGCACAGCATGTCATTCTATGTTAAACTACGATACATATTGAAGGTCATATCCGCAGCTGCTTGGGTGGTCATTTTACCTGTTACATATGCTTATACATGGGAAAATCCTCCTTCATTTGCCCAAACCATTAAAAATTGGTTTGGCAACAACTCAAATTCTCCTTCACTATTTATACTGGCTGTGGTTATCTACTTGTCGCCCAATATGCTCGCTGCTCTGCtctttctttttcccttcgtccGTCGATTCCTAGAGAGATCACACTACAAAATTGTGATGCTGATGATGTGGTGGTCACAg CCTCGGCTTTATGTTGGTAGGGGAATGCATGAGAGCACTTTTTCTTTGTTCAA ATACACTATGTTCTGGGTACTTTTAATTGCGACAAAACTAGCATTCAGTTTTTATGTAGAG ATAAAGCCTTTAGTGGATCCAACAAAAAAGATTATGAATGTCCACATTACCACTTATCAATGGCATGAGTTTTTTCCCCACG caAGCAGCAACATTGGTGTTGTTATCGCTCTTTGGGCTCCAGTTATCCTT GTTTATTTCATGGATGCTCAGATATGGTATGCCATTTTCTCCACACTATTCGGTGGTATTTATGGAGCATTTCGTAGGCTTGGAGAG ATTCGAACCTTAGGAATGCTGAGGTCCAGGTTCCAGTCTTTGCCAAGTGCTTTTAATGCCTGTTTGATACCGGAGGAAAAGGGCGACCAACCAAAAAAGAAAGGACTAAAAGCAACATTTTCCCGAAAGTTCAACAGG GTGCCATCCAACAAGGAAAAGGAAGCTGCAAGGTTTGCTCAGTTGTGGAATAAAATAATAACAAGTTTTAGGGAGGAAGATCTTATTAGCAATCG TGAGATGGACCTTTTGCTTGTTCCTTATTGGGCTGATCGTGAGTTGGATCTCGTGCAGTGGCCGCCATTTTTGCTTGCTAGCAAG ATTCCAATAGCAGTGGATATGGCTAAGGATAGCAATGGAAAGGACCGTGAGCTGAAAAAGAGGATAGAGGCTGACCCTTATATGTCATCTGCTGTTTGTGAGTGCTATGCTTCATTTCGCAATGTAATAAAAGTTTTGGTTTCTGGCCATCGTGAGAAGGA GGTTATAGAGTATATCTTTTCAGAAGTTGACAAGCATATTGAGGCTGGTGATTTAACTAGTGAACTCAAGATGAGTGCTCTTCCCAGTCTATATGAGCTGTTTGTTAAGCTTATCAAGTACTTG CTAGACAATAGGCAGGAGGACAGGGATCAAGTTGTACTTCTATTCCAGGACATGTTAGAAGTTGTTACGCGAGATATAATGATGGAAGATCATGTATCAAG CTTGGTAGATTCCATCCATGGAGTCTCAGGATATGAAGGAACGGTTCCTCTTGATCAGCAATATCAGTTATTTGCTTCAGCTGGAGCTATCAAATTTCCTACTCCTGAATCAGAAGCTTGGAAAGAGAAA ATCAAAAGGTTGTACTTGCTGCTTACAGTAAAGGAGTCGGCAATGGATGTACCGTCCAACTTAGAAGCTAGGAGGCGAATATCCTTTTTCTCCAATTCATTGTTCATGGAAATGCCCACAGCACCGAAAGTCCGAAACATGCTTTCTTTCTC TGTCTTGACCCCATACTACACGGAAGAGGTCCTTTTCTCATCAGATGATTTGGATAGACAAAATGAAGATGGTGTTTCCATTCTGTTCTATTTGCAAAAAATTTATCCAG ATGAATGGCTCAATTTCATTGAGCGTGTGGATTGTACCAGTGAAGACGACCTCAGGTTTAAATGGTCTCCTGATTTAGAAGAAAAACTCCGCCATTGGGCTTCATATAGGGGGCAGACTTTAACAAGGACAG TGAGAGGGATGATGTATTACCGCAGAGCTCTGGAACTTCAATCTTTCCTTGATATGGCCCAGGATGATG ATTTGTTGGAGGGGTATAAAGCTATTGAGTTAAACGAGGATCAGATGAAGGGAGAGAGGTCTCTTTGGGCACAATGTCAAGCAGTAGCTGATATGAAATTCACATATGTTGTCTCATGCCAGTTATATGGTATACACAAGCGATCTGGTGATCAACGTGCACAAGATATTCTCCGGCTTATGACAAC GTACCCATCCATGCGTGTTGCGTATATTGATGAAATTGAAGAACCAAGCAAAGACAGGTCCAAGAAAGTTAATCCAAAGGTCTACTATTCCACCCTTGCCAAAGCTGCCATTTCAAATTCTTCTGAGCCTGGTCAAAACTTGGATCAG GATATCTACCGTATAAAACTTCCAGGCCCTGCTATCTTGGGTGAGGGAAAGCCTGAAAACCAGAATCATGCTATTATCTTCACTCGTGGAGAAGGGCTGCAAACTATAGATATGAATCAG GATAACTACATGGAGGAAGCCTTAAAAATGAGGAATTTGCTTCAAGAGTTTCTTAAGAAACACGATGGTGTGAGGTTCCCTAGTATACTGGGGCTGAGGGAGCACATATTTACTGGAAG TGTTTCTTCTCTCGCGTGGTTTATGTCAAATCAAGAGACAAGTTTTGTGACAATTGGTCAGAGACTATTGGCAAACCCTCTGAA GGTTCGATTCCATTATGGGCACCCAGATATTTTTGACAGACTGTTCCACCTTACAAGGGGTGGAGTCAGCAAAGCTTCTAAGATTATCAACTTAAGTGAGGACATATTTGCTG GCTTTAATTCTACACTACGTGAAGGCAATGTTACTCACCATGAATACATTCAAGTTGGTAAAGGAAGGGACGTGGGACTTAATCAGATATCTCTATTTGAGGCCAAAATAGCCAATGGCAATGGAGAACAGACCCTGAGTCGGGATTTATACAGGCTTGGACATCGTTTTGACTTTTTCAGAATGTTATCATGTTATTTCACTACCATTGGTTTCTATTTCAGTACCTTG ATTACTGTCCTCACCGTATATGTGTTCCTCTATGGACGCCTTTACCTTGTCCTTAGTGGACTTGAGGAAGGGCTGAGTAAGCAACCGTCTATCAAGAACAACAAAGCTCTTCAAGTGGCTCTTGCTTCTCAGTCTTTTGTGCAAATTGGGTTTTTGATGGCCCTCCCTATGATGATGGAGATTGGCTTGGAAAAGGGATTCCGCACAGCACTCAGTGAATTTGTACTGATGCAACTGCAGTTGGCACCAGTATTCTTCACATTTTCACTTGGAACGAAGACCCATTATTATGGAAGAACATTGCTCCATGGAGGTGCAAAATATAGGCCTACTGGCCGTGGTTTTGTGGTCTTTCATGCTAAGTTTGCTGATAACTATCGCTTCTACTCCCGTAGCCACTTTGTCAAGGGACTTGAGCTAATGATACTATTGCTCGTTTATCAAATTTTTGGGCAAGGTTATAGAGGAGCTGTTGCATATGTCTTGATCACTGTGTCAATGTGGTTCATGGTGGGAACCTGGCTCTTTGCTCCCTTCCTCTTCAATCCCTCTGGTTTTGAATGGCAAAAGATAGTTGATGATTGGACTGATTGGAATAAGTGGATGAGCAACAGAGGAGGTATTGGTGTCCCCCCAGAGAAAAGTTGGGAATCATGGTGGGAGGAGGAACAAGAGCATCTTAGGCATTCTGGAATACGCGGTATTGTTGCTGAAATTCTGTTGTCTTTGCGCTTCTTTGTCTATCAGTATGGGCTCGTCTATCACTTGAAGATCACGGTGACAAATCAGAGTTTTCTG GTTTATGGTGCTTCATGGTTAGTAATATTTCTGGTACTTTTTGTAATGAAG ACAATATCTGTTGGTCGACGAAAATTCAGTGCGAATCTCCAACTCGTGTTCCGTATTATAAAGGGATTGATATTCTTAACATTTGTTGCAACACTGGTGATTCTGATGACACTGCTCCATATGACTCCTAAAGACATGGTGGTGTGTGTTCTCGCTTTTTTGCCAACTGGCTGGGGCATGCTTCTG